From Xenopus tropicalis strain Nigerian chromosome 3, UCB_Xtro_10.0, whole genome shotgun sequence, the proteins below share one genomic window:
- the LOC733553 gene encoding uncharacterized protein LOC733553 isoform X1, with protein sequence MMLKEMKGRAVIIAISEFHPRHGEVGSLDQRKGVKRDVNRLFKVLSRLGYKVSLHMDVSAKEIKDIYQKESKMPQGESFISILSSHGNEGLIYDFYGTPVLLRDLYDILAPNNSPLLAGVPKLFFVQACRGEQFDEGVFLETDGDTCATDAFSLSLNLPRDSVLMFASSEGHVAFQNPGGSVFLQTLCNLLEGEERNLELNRILTRLAHMVAYTFQSQGQYGGFKEMPCYTTNLTRELYPFRQS encoded by the exons ATGATGTTAAAGGAGATGAAGGGCCGAGCAGTGATCATCGCCATATCGGAATTCCACCCCAGGCATGGAGAAGTGGGGAGTCTAGATCAGCGCAAGGGGGTGAAACGCGACGTCAACCGACTATTCAAGGTCCTTTCTCGTCTGGGTTACAAAGTCTCCCTACACATGGATGTCAGTGCCAAGGAGATAAAGGATATCTACCAGAAAG AGAGCAAGATGCCACAAGGGGAGAGCTTCATAAGCATCCTGTCCAGCCATGGCAACGAGGGGCTCATTTACGATTTCTATGGGACACCAGTTTTACTAAGGGATCTGTACGACATCTTGGCACCAAACAACAGTCCGTTGCTGGCAGGGGTCCCTAAgcttttctttgtacag GCTTGCCGTGGGGAGCAGTTTGATGAAGGGGTGTTCCTAGAGACAGATGGGGACACTTGCGCTACAGATGCCTTCTCTCTAAGTCTGAACCTGCCCAGAGACTCTGTTCTAATGTTTGCCAGCAGTGAAG GACATGTGGCTTTTCAGAACCCAGGCGGCTCTGTCTTCCTACAGACTCTCTGTAACTTGCTGGAGGGTGAGGAAAGGAACCTTGAGCTTAACCGGATCCTCACCCGTCTTGCCCACATGGTGGCCTACACATTTCAGAGCCAAGGACAATATGGAGGGTTCAAAGAAATGCCCTGCTACACCACCAACCTTACACGAGAACTATATCCCTTCAGGCAATCCTAG
- the LOC733553 gene encoding uncharacterized protein LOC733553: protein MKGRAVIIAISEFHPRHGEVGSLDQRKGVKRDVNRLFKVLSRLGYKVSLHMDVSAKEIKDIYQKESKMPQGESFISILSSHGNEGLIYDFYGTPVLLRDLYDILAPNNSPLLAGVPKLFFVQACRGEQFDEGVFLETDGDTCATDAFSLSLNLPRDSVLMFASSEGHVAFQNPGGSVFLQTLCNLLEGEERNLELNRILTRLAHMVAYTFQSQGQYGGFKEMPCYTTNLTRELYPFRQS, encoded by the exons ATGAAGGGCCGAGCAGTGATCATCGCCATATCGGAATTCCACCCCAGGCATGGAGAAGTGGGGAGTCTAGATCAGCGCAAGGGGGTGAAACGCGACGTCAACCGACTATTCAAGGTCCTTTCTCGTCTGGGTTACAAAGTCTCCCTACACATGGATGTCAGTGCCAAGGAGATAAAGGATATCTACCAGAAAG AGAGCAAGATGCCACAAGGGGAGAGCTTCATAAGCATCCTGTCCAGCCATGGCAACGAGGGGCTCATTTACGATTTCTATGGGACACCAGTTTTACTAAGGGATCTGTACGACATCTTGGCACCAAACAACAGTCCGTTGCTGGCAGGGGTCCCTAAgcttttctttgtacag GCTTGCCGTGGGGAGCAGTTTGATGAAGGGGTGTTCCTAGAGACAGATGGGGACACTTGCGCTACAGATGCCTTCTCTCTAAGTCTGAACCTGCCCAGAGACTCTGTTCTAATGTTTGCCAGCAGTGAAG GACATGTGGCTTTTCAGAACCCAGGCGGCTCTGTCTTCCTACAGACTCTCTGTAACTTGCTGGAGGGTGAGGAAAGGAACCTTGAGCTTAACCGGATCCTCACCCGTCTTGCCCACATGGTGGCCTACACATTTCAGAGCCAAGGACAATATGGAGGGTTCAAAGAAATGCCCTGCTACACCACCAACCTTACACGAGAACTATATCCCTTCAGGCAATCCTAG